From the genome of Patagioenas fasciata isolate bPatFas1 chromosome 17, bPatFas1.hap1, whole genome shotgun sequence, one region includes:
- the MORN3 gene encoding MORN repeat-containing protein 3 isoform X2, with protein sequence MPVVKYPRAREPLWCEWDRKAQKCGLRHTVYAVNGDRYTGEWLDNLKHGKGTQVWKRTGAIYSGDWKFGKRDGYGSYSVPDPVTKEYKRVYTGWWKNDKKCGYGMTFYPGGEHYEGEWSGGQRSGWGRMYYQDGSIYEGQWLQDQPGGLGMLRLPNENRYEGNWKDGKKHGPGKFFYLDKGQLFEGIWAADIPKCGILIDFGRDEAPAPTQYPIPKIELADPDGVLAEAQAMFDDSQDE encoded by the exons ATGCCCGTTGTAAAATACCCCAGGGCTCGTGAGCCCCTCTGGTGTGAATGGGACAGGAAAGCACAGAAATGTGGATTAAGACACACGGTCTATGCTGTAAATGGGGATCGGTATACTGGGGAATGGCTGGACAACTTGAAACATG GTAAAGGCACCCAGGTGTGGAAACGCACCGGAGCTATTTACAGCGGTGACTGGAAGTTTGGGAAGCGGGACGGCTACGGCTCGTACAGCGTTCCTGACCCTGTAACCAAGGAATACAAGAGGGTGTACACGGGCTGGtggaaaaatgacaaaaaatgc GGCTACGGGATGACGTTTTACCCCGGCGGGGAGCACTACGAGGGCGAGTGGAGCGGCGGGCAGCGGAGCGGCTGGGGACGGATGTACTACCAGGACGGGTCCATCTACgaggggcagtggctgcaggacCAGCCCggcgggctggggatgctgcggcTGC CAAATGAAAATCGGTACGAAGGAAactggaaagatggaaagaagcaCGGCCCAGGGAAATTTTTCTACTTGGATAAGGGACAGTTGTTTGAAGGCATCTGGGCAGCAGATATACCAAAATGTGGAATTCTGATCGACTTTGGCAGAGATGAAGCTCCTGCCCCTACTCAGTATCCAATCCCGAAG ATTGAACTGGCTGATCCAGATGGTGTTTTAGCAGAGGCCCAGGCGATGTTTGATGACAGCCAAGATGAATAA
- the MORN3 gene encoding MORN repeat-containing protein 3 isoform X1, which produces MPVVKYPRAREPLWCEWDRKAQKCGLRHTVYAVNGDRYTGEWLDNLKHGKGTQVWKRTGAIYSGDWKFGKRDGYGSYSVPDPVTKEYKRVYTGWWKNDKKCGYGMTFYPGGEHYEGEWSGGQRSGWGRMYYQDGSIYEGQWLQDQPGGLGMLRLRKYRPPAPQASACPLQGIWCRAALQITLPSRFLGATSHLPLQLCTRVAAAPLCRPSPLGLGLEAAQGPVLCCSSQNTWKLNFAVIYM; this is translated from the exons ATGCCCGTTGTAAAATACCCCAGGGCTCGTGAGCCCCTCTGGTGTGAATGGGACAGGAAAGCACAGAAATGTGGATTAAGACACACGGTCTATGCTGTAAATGGGGATCGGTATACTGGGGAATGGCTGGACAACTTGAAACATG GTAAAGGCACCCAGGTGTGGAAACGCACCGGAGCTATTTACAGCGGTGACTGGAAGTTTGGGAAGCGGGACGGCTACGGCTCGTACAGCGTTCCTGACCCTGTAACCAAGGAATACAAGAGGGTGTACACGGGCTGGtggaaaaatgacaaaaaatgc GGCTACGGGATGACGTTTTACCCCGGCGGGGAGCACTACGAGGGCGAGTGGAGCGGCGGGCAGCGGAGCGGCTGGGGACGGATGTACTACCAGGACGGGTCCATCTACgaggggcagtggctgcaggacCAGCCCggcgggctggggatgctgcggcTGCGTAAGTACCGGCCACCCGCACCACAGGCCTCTGCCTGCCCCCTTCAAGGTATTTGGTGTCGTGCTGCTCTCCAAATAACCCTGCCGTCCAGATTTCTGGGTGCTACATCGCATCTCCCACTGCAGCTTTGCACCAGGGTTGCGGCTGCTCCCCTGTGTCGTCCTTCCCCTCTGGGTTTGGGGCTGGAGGCAGCACAAGGGCCAGTGTTGTGCTGCTCAAGCCAAAACACATGGAAGCTGAATTTTGCTGTGATTTACATGTAA